The following DNA comes from Candidatus Dormiibacterota bacterium.
GAGGCTCGATCGGAACTCGATCGGACCGCCGAGATCGATGTCCCCATTCCGGTCATAGACACCCACCGCGAATCCGGGAGTCATCCGCCATCTCCGTGTGAGATCAACATCTGACCGCAGGCCTGCGTAGCCGAAGAAGGCCTCCTTGGAGGTGCCGGTGATCCCGAACGTCGGAACGAGCGAAAACCGTCTTGACTCACGCGGTTTCCAGGCCCGCGAGTCGAGGCGATACTCGAGGCCGAAGCCGTCGGAACGATGCGGGTGGCCCATGTTGAACGCCCCTATGCCCACGCTGAACGATCCGGCATGCGGGGACTGCGTGTCCCGGGCGTCAACCGCGCCCGCCGCAGCCGAGAGGACGAGAGCGATGAAGAGTGTCCGAACCGTTCGTGCCATGATCCCTTCTCCGACTTCGATTCGTACTCATGCAGCCATCTCCCTTTTCACGCCGCGTGCCAACGCTGCCGCCTCCCGAGTCGCGATGAACAAGAGGCTGGCGCGGCATCGGTTATGCGGATTGACTCCGCTGCACGGTGGAGAACTTCGACTGTCTGAAATCAAACAGGTGTCGGAGAACGATCAACAGGTCTACCCTGCGATCAGGGTGGCGATGGATTCGCGGAACGACGTCTACGGGGAGGATTTCAGGAGGCCGCACGCGCCCTGCAGGAGGCCGACAGGGCGGTCTGCCGCGGCCGCCCGCTATCGGCAGGCCCTGAGTCTGGAGCCGGACTCGCGGCGGACTCGCGAAGGATTGCGGGCCTCTCACGCGCCGCCGTAGGGGGCGGCGCGTCCTTGCGGCACGCCCGCCCGGCTACTTCTTGGTGTAGGTGATCTCCATCATCTTGAATTCCTTGCCGTCCTTGCCCGGGGCATACATTTCGAAGACCTGGACAGTCGGGCTCGTCCACCGCGTCGTCATCCGCGCCTTGACCGGGGTCTTCTTGACCGGATCGTTCCAGTGGCCGATGAAGGTGCAGCTCTTCTGCGCATCGCAGGTCCCTTCGCTCACCATCAGGCCGGTCGACATGCTGTCGTTCCACGTGGACCAGTACTTGCCGGTCACGTTGTCGAAGCCCATCATGCCGTGACCGGTGAAGGGCGAGCCCATCATCGACGAGCTGACATCCTCGACCAGCACGCGTCCGTCGAGCGTAATGGCGCGCGTCGCCGTCCCCGTCTCCTCCATCGGGGGAGCCCCGGCCGCCTGCCAGCTCCTCAACTTCAGATCGTAGTTCCCCGCCGAGGAGGCCAGCGTCTGGTGCGGGGCGCCCGGCGTGCCGGCCTTCATGTAGGCCTCCATCTCGGCCTTCTGCTCGGGAGTCATCTGCGGCGGTTGCTTTCCCGTCTGAGCGGACGCCGATGTGACCACAAGGGCGATCGCGGCGGCGGCGCACATCAATCCTGCGTGCTTGCGCATTTCGGTTCCTCCTCGAAGCGAGAGTGCGTGCGGTTCAGGGCCATGCGGGGCGCGAGTATAACGCAGGCGACGACCCGCCGCGTTCAGTATCTGGGTCCGACGCCACACGAGGTGTTGCTCCCGGCGACGAGATAGTACTCGTTTCCAGGCGGCATGCCGACCGTCGAACCGGATGCTCCGCTCTGCGCGGTTCCCGCCACTGTGCTGAACGTCCCGTTCGGGGCCGTGTCGCTGAAGACCACGTAGCCGTCGGCGTTCGTCGCGTCGTCCCACGTCAACTGGATGTCCCCGCCGTCGCCCGGGGTCGCCAGGCGGAGATTGCTCACGGGTCCCGGCATCGGAGTGCAGGACCCGGTCATCCCGGTCGTGCTGTCGGATTCACCGTCCGGCAGCGGTCCCTGACCCGTCTGGTCGAAGACACCCGCGTCGTTCGACAGGCCGAGCGCGAACTGCGTCGCCGGGCAGCCGAGGTTGCTTGCCGTGAGGGTCGCCTCGAGCCGGCAATCATTCTCTGTCACGGCGTAACCGGCCGACGAGCAATTGTTCGAGATCGCGTCGGCGATGGCCTGGCACTTCTGGGAGATCGGCATACCGGGATAGACCACGAAGCTGCCGGCGCAGGCGGCCACGACTCCGGTGGCCGCGCACAAAGAGGACAGGCGCACGTACACGGTCGCATCCCGGACGGGCGGTTGCACCGTCTGGACCGTCACCTCCACGCCGGTGTAGCCGGGGCAGAGCCAGTTGCAGAGTTTCCCGTCCCAGTTGCACGACGTGCGCGGGGGAGCGCCGAACGGATCGCACACCGGGCAGAACCAGTCGCACACGTCGGTGGACCACTGACACCCGAAGCGCGGCGCCGGACCCGGGGGATCGCACGTCGCCGTGGTCGACGCGGTCCGGATCGAGCCGATCGGCGACGCGCTCGCGCTCTGGCTCGAGGAAGCCGATTGCAGGAGAACAAGCCCGAGACCGCAGAAAACGGCCGCGCATCGGCGGGCGTATGGAAGGAGATCCGGCAGCGGGCGATGGAGCGGCATAGGCGCTTCTCGTTATCGCTTCAAGCCGCAATCCTAAGCCCCGGTGGGGGCGTGCTGTCAACCCGCCTTCATACTACAATCCCGCCGCGCCCGGCCCTGCAGGCCTCGAATCCCGGGCGCAGAGAACCAGACGGCACAGGTGACGATGATGACCGGGAGCGGCGCTGCGGGATCGGGAGCAGGGTGGGGCGGACACCCGCGCGGCCTGTCGACGCTTTTCTTCACCGAGATGTGGGAGCGGTTCAGCTACTACGGAATGCGCGCCTTCCTCATCCTCTACATGACCGCTCCCCTGGCCGCCGGCGGACTCGGCTTCGACGACATGCATGCCGGCTCGGTATACGGCACCTACACGGGGAGCATCTGGCTCGCGACCATCGGCGGCGGGCTGGTCGCCGATCGCCTCCTGGGCGCATACCGCAGCGTCCTCGTCGGCGGCGCGATCATCGCACTGGGGCATTTCACCCTCGCCTTCCGGGCGCTGCCGTTCTTCTACCTCGGGCTGACGCTCATCGTGATCGGCACCGGTCTTCTGAAGCCGAACGCCACCACGCTGCTGGGATCGCTCTATCGTCCGGACGACGCGCGGCGCGACGCCGGCTTCTCGATCTTCTACATGGGGATCAACCTCGGCGCCTTCCTCGGGCCGATCATCGCGGGGGCGCTGGCGCAGAAGGTGGACTGGCACCTCGGCTTCGGATGCGCCGGAGTGGGGATGACGCTCGGGCTGGTGCAGTACGTCGCCGGCCGCCGCCGGCTGAGGCCTGAGGAGGGGGCCGCCCCGGCGCCCCGCGCGCCTGCGGCCTCACCCCAGGCGTCCGAAGCGAAGGTGGCGACCGGGACCGCTGGTGTGAGAGGCGTTCTCGGGTTCACCGCCGTCGAATGGAAGCGCATCGGTGCGGTGTGCGTGTTCTTCCTGTTCGCCTCCCTTTTCTGGGGAGCCTACGAGCAGGCCGCCTCGACCCTCAACTTGTTCGCCGACCGGCACGTCGATCGGGTCGTCTTCGGCTTCACCTTCCCGGCCAGCTGGTTCGTGTCGATCCAAGGGATATTGGTCTTCATGCTTGCGCCGGTGTTCGCCTGGATCTGGTCGCGCCTCGGGACGAGAGAGCCTTCGACGCCGATGAAATTCACTCTGGGGCTCTTGCTCGTCGGGGTGTCGTTCGTGTTGCTGTTCCCGGCCGGCCTGAAGGCCGGCGGGCCCGGGGGAGCGCTGGTGAGCCCGCTGTGGCTCGTCGCCGCCTATTTCCTGCAGGTGTGCGGAGAAATGTGCCTGAGCCCGGTCGGCAACAGCGTGGTCACCAAGCTCGCTCCCACGCGCGTCGTGGGCCTGATGATGGGTGTCTGGTTCATGTCGATCGCCGCCGGGAACAAGCTGGCGGGCTGGTCCGCCGGTCTCGGCGCCTCGGTCCCGCTTCCCATGCTGTTCGGCGCGATCGCCGCCATCACTCTGGTCGCGGCCTTGATCCTCCTGGCGCTGAATGGACCGATCAGACGCCTGATGAGCGGCGTCCGCTAGGTCACGCCGGCGATCTCAGCGCCAGGTGACGACCAGCTCGCCATTGTCGACGCGCAGGTCGCGGATGTCGGGCGGCAGGCGGAAGCGGTCGTGGTTCTGGGGGGACTCGAAGAGGGACGCCATCGCCCGGTCCACGGTGGCCTGCGGAATCGGCAGGGAGCCGAGCTTCATCCGCGTGGGGGACAGGCGGAGGTAGCCTTCCTGGGCCGACAGGCGTCCCTCGAGCGTCAGCGACAGATCCTTCCCGTACAGGTGGAACAGGACGTAGGCGGTGATCTGGTCGCCGCTCATATGGACCTTCACGTCGCGCACGTTCGATTGCGCCTCCTCGACCGTCAGGCTGGTCGGAGAGTCGAGCGGGATCGCCCGCTCCGAACCCGACGGATCGGCGACCGGGCGCACGGGCGGCCTGGCGGCCAGCGCCAGGTTGGTCTCCATCCAGCTGTTGACCTCCGCCTCGTCCAGGCGCAGGGGCGGGGAGTGACCGAGACTTGCGTCGACCGCGAACTGCTGGAGCTTCCGCTCGAGGCGCCGCGGAGCCTCCGGGTCGCGCGCGACCTTGGGCGGGGGAGCGGTCCATAGAATGAGGACCAGCACTGTCGTGAGACCGGCGAGCAGGACCCAGCGGAACACGCGGTAGAACCGGCGAAACGGGCCCGGCGCGCCACCCGGAAGGCTCATCGACCTCTCCCCGGCGAATCCTCGCCGTTCTTCGATAATCTAGTGAGCGCGGGGCCCGATTTCCACCGGCGAACCCAGATCACGTCCCGCAGGAAATCGAGACGGTATTCGGGGACGTGCGTGATCGTCACCGGCCGGTAGCCCGCGAGCGGGTCGGTCTCGTCGGCGATGCGGCGCTCCGCGGCCGGCAGAGCCCTGCCGGGACTCTCGACCAGAAGGAGCTCACGGCCCGGATAGATGATATCCGCGCCGGACGCCACCGCCTCGCGCAGTCCCCACAGTCCGTGCCCCGCCTCCGTCCCGCCCCGATTGGTCACGAGCGAGCACAATCCATATATGTCGAACGTCGGGAGCCTCGAAGCGTACGGCAAGGCCCCGGAAGGACCGCTGGCGAGATGTGTTCCGGGAGGCGCGTTCTCCCGCAGCCAGGAGCCCAGGGCCTCCCACCAGCGCGACTGGACGCGGTGCTCGGCCATGGCGCGCCAGGCGCCGCCGATGGGGATGCGTGGCAACCCTTCGAGAGGCCCCGGGTGCGGCATCAGGAGGAGGAGACCCCAGGCCAGAGGACCGGGAGCGAGCCAGAGCGCGGCGAGCCTCGCCGGACCGGTCGGCCGGCCGTCGCCGACCCGGCCCGCCACGGTCGCCGTCGCCATGGCGACGAGGAGCACGACGAGCGGCACGAGATAGCGCCCTCCCGGCATCCAGTCCCCTCCGCGCGTCACCACGAGACAGGTCAGAAGCGCCACGGGGACGAGGATGGGGAGAAGAGCCCGCCGGCGGGGTGCCATCCACAGGAGCGCCGGAACGAGCGGCCACCACTCGGTCGCGGCCTGGCCGAGATAGCGCAGCCCGGCGGCCACCCCCGCCGGAGCCACGATCCCCTTGACCAGCGCCGGACGCGGCACGGGCGCTCCATACCAGGCCAGACGCGCGCAGGCGATGACGAGTGCACCCGCGAGGCAACCCACGACAGCGGCGCGCCCCGCGCGACCGAGGCGCCGGAAGAACAGAGCCGCTCCGAGCGCCAGGACGACCCCTTCCGGCCGGAGGGTTGCGACCAGCGCCCCCGCCGCGGCCGCGGGACCGCGCCGATCCCGGACGACCGACGCCGCCACGCTCCAGAGCGCGAGGGTGTAGGCGCTCGTCTCCAGGCCGGTCGCGGCATACAGCGCGGCCGTCGGGATCGACCCCCAGGCGATGGCCGCCAGGGCGGCGCCGCGCCGGCCGCCGCAGGCGCGCCCGAAGGCCGCGGCCGCGACGACCGAGCAGACCGCGGCGACGAGAGACAACACCCGGCCGCACAGCGCGGCGTCCACGCGGGTCAGCGCGCTCGCCAGCGCGACGGCGCCGATCCAGATCCCGCCGCTCGCCCCTTCCAGGCGTTCGCCGGGATTGAACACCGGCCCGCGGCCGGCCGCCAGGTTGGCGGCGTAGCGGAACTGGATGTACGCATCGTCGACGAGTCCGTTCGCCGCGATCGCCAGGGCCAGCGCGGACAGCAGCGCCAGGGCCAGCGACAGACGGGGGCGCGCCGTGAGAAGGACGAACGCCGCGAGGGAGAGGATCGCGCCCGTCGCCCACCAGGCGATCGAGGGCCCGAGGGGATCGAAAAGGGTGGCCGCCGGGGCCGCGTGGTGCTCCCAGCCGGGCGGCAGGGTGACCTGGTCCACGCGCCGATGCTAACACGCGACCCGGACACGCCTCCCCGCCGCATTCACCGGCAGGATCGGCACCGCGCTGTAGTAGGCTTCCTCATCCGGGAATCGAGGGCGGGAGACATCGGCATGCTCACTGGCGACGCGACCGGAGGGAATCCACTCCTCCAGGCGCTCCAGGAACGGTTTGGCTTCGAGCGGTTCCGGCCGGGGCAGCAGGACGCGGCCGCCGCCGTCCTCGAGGGGCGGGATCTGGTGGCCGTGATGCCGACCGGGTCGGGCAAGTCGCTCTGCTTCCAGCTGCCCGCCCTGCTGCTCGAGGGGACGACGGTCGTGGTATCCCCCCTCATCGCGCTCATGAAGGACCAGGTCGACGGTTTGCGGGCGCGCGGCATCGCCGCGGCGGGGATCCACTCCGGCCTCGGGGCGGCCGAGCGGGCCGCGGCGGAGTCCGATCTCGCCGCCGGACGGCTGCGTCTCGTCTACATGGCACCGGAGCGCCTGGCGAGCGGGGCGTTCCGGGCGGTCCTGGCGCGCCTGCGGATCGCTCGCCTGGTGGTGGACGAAGCGCACTGCATCAGCCAGTGGGGGCACGATTTCCGGCCGGACTACGGCCGTCTCGGCGGCCTCAGGGGAGAGCTCGGAGTCCCGGCTGCGGCGTTCACGGCCACGGCGACGCCGGACGTGCGCGCCGACATCGCGCGGCAGCTCGGCCTGTCGGACCCGCTGGAGATGGTGACGGGGTTCGAGCGTCCGAATCTGACGCTGGCGGTCGAGGCGTGCCGGTCGCGCGCCGACAAGGCGTCGGTCCTCGAGCGTCTGCTGCGCGACGTCGGGCCACCGGGCATCATCTACGCGGCGACACGGAAGAACGTCGAGATCTGGGCCGAGTATCTCGAGAAGCGGGGGCTGCGCGCCGGCCGGTACCACGCCGGGCTCGCCGACGCCGAGCGGACGCGGGTGCAGGACGACTTTTTCGCCGGACACCTCGACGCCATCGCCGCCACCAACGCGTTCGGGATGGGTGTCGACAAGAAGGACCTGCGCTTCGTGGCCCATGCCGACGTGCCCGGGAGTCTCGAGGCGTACTACCAGGAAGTGGGCCGCGCCGGGCGGGACGGCCTCCCGTCGCGCGGTGTGCTGCTGTTCGGGCCGGCCGACGTGCGGACGCAGGAATTCTTCCTGGCAGGGTCCAATCCACCGGAGGCGGTGTTCCGGCAGGTGTGGAGACTCCTGGGGGAGGTGGAGGACGACGCGGCGATCGAGGATTCGGCCGCGGCGGGAGACGCCGCGCTGGGTATGGCCGCGTCGACCGCGGCGCGTCTCCTGCGCCGGGCGGCGGAGAGCCGCGGGCTGCCGCTCGGGGAGGGCGAGCCGCCGATCGATTTCGCGGCCCAGGCCGACAAGTCGGTGCGTGACCGGACGCGGCTCGACACCATGCTCCGCTATGCCTTCGGACGGGGCTGCCGGACGCGCTTCATCTACGACTACTTCGCGGGCGCGGGGCGCCGCGGGGCGATTCCCGGCTGCGGGACGTGCGACGTCTGCCTCGGCTGGCGGCGCGTCGAGGGGCGCAGACTCGACGACCGGGAGTTCGAGCGCGTCCGCATCGCCCTCTCGGCGGTGGCCCGGCTCCAGGGCCGGTTCGGAGTGGAGCGGGTCGCCCAGGTCCTCGTCGGCAGCGGCAGCCGCGAGGTGCTCGATCGTCGTCTCGATCGGATTCCGACGTACGGCAGGCTCCGGGATCAGACGATCGACGAGGTCAAGGCGCTCCTGGAGACGCTCGTGGACGCGTCGCTCCTGGAGCGTCGCGGCATCGAGGGCGGGCGTCCCGGGGCGTTCGTCCTGGGGGTCACGGAGGAGGGGGCGGCCGTCATGCGGGCGGAGCACCGGCCGCTTCTCGCCCTTCCAGGGGACAAGCCGGCGCCGCCGCCTCGCCCCGCCCGGAGTCGGCGCACCCGGGAGGTGTCCATGGCGGGACAGGACGCGACGCCCCGGCCGGGGCCCGACGGCGAGCTCCTGCGGCGCCTGAAGACCTGGCGCTCGGCCGAAGCGAAGCGCCGCGGTGTTCCCGCATTCGTCATCTTCCACGACACGACCCTGGAGGAGCTGGCTGCGCTCAGACCCTCCGACCGCGGGCGTCTCCGGTCGGTGCGGGGAATCGGGCCGGCGAAGATCGAGCAGTATGGCGACGACCTGCTTCTGATCCTGACGCCGCGCTCACCAGAGGGCTGATCCCCGTGACTCATCGCCGCGCCGTCCTGACGCGTGTTCTGGGAGCGGTCCTGTTCCTGGGGCTCGCTGGACACCCCCTCACGGACCCCGGACTGTCGGCGGCCGCGCCGCAGCTCAAGGTCTACTTCGCGGCCGATTTCAAGGACGAGGCCTACCAGAAGAAGATCTACA
Coding sequences within:
- a CDS encoding acyloxyacyl hydrolase, with translation MARTVRTLFIALVLSAAAGAVDARDTQSPHAGSFSVGIGAFNMGHPHRSDGFGLEYRLDSRAWKPRESRRFSLVPTFGITGTSKEAFFGYAGLRSDVDLTRRWRMTPGFAVGVYDRNGDIDLGGPIEFRSSLDVSCAVTNGMRIGVTLYHVSNARLYDRNPGINALAFVQTF
- a CDS encoding DUF1579 domain-containing protein, translating into MRKHAGLMCAAAAIALVVTSASAQTGKQPPQMTPEQKAEMEAYMKAGTPGAPHQTLASSAGNYDLKLRSWQAAGAPPMEETGTATRAITLDGRVLVEDVSSSMMGSPFTGHGMMGFDNVTGKYWSTWNDSMSTGLMVSEGTCDAQKSCTFIGHWNDPVKKTPVKARMTTRWTSPTVQVFEMYAPGKDGKEFKMMEITYTKK
- a CDS encoding peptide MFS transporter encodes the protein MMTGSGAAGSGAGWGGHPRGLSTLFFTEMWERFSYYGMRAFLILYMTAPLAAGGLGFDDMHAGSVYGTYTGSIWLATIGGGLVADRLLGAYRSVLVGGAIIALGHFTLAFRALPFFYLGLTLIVIGTGLLKPNATTLLGSLYRPDDARRDAGFSIFYMGINLGAFLGPIIAGALAQKVDWHLGFGCAGVGMTLGLVQYVAGRRRLRPEEGAAPAPRAPAASPQASEAKVATGTAGVRGVLGFTAVEWKRIGAVCVFFLFASLFWGAYEQAASTLNLFADRHVDRVVFGFTFPASWFVSIQGILVFMLAPVFAWIWSRLGTREPSTPMKFTLGLLLVGVSFVLLFPAGLKAGGPGGALVSPLWLVAAYFLQVCGEMCLSPVGNSVVTKLAPTRVVGLMMGVWFMSIAAGNKLAGWSAGLGASVPLPMLFGAIAAITLVAALILLALNGPIRRLMSGVR
- a CDS encoding ATP-dependent DNA helicase RecQ, giving the protein MLTGDATGGNPLLQALQERFGFERFRPGQQDAAAAVLEGRDLVAVMPTGSGKSLCFQLPALLLEGTTVVVSPLIALMKDQVDGLRARGIAAAGIHSGLGAAERAAAESDLAAGRLRLVYMAPERLASGAFRAVLARLRIARLVVDEAHCISQWGHDFRPDYGRLGGLRGELGVPAAAFTATATPDVRADIARQLGLSDPLEMVTGFERPNLTLAVEACRSRADKASVLERLLRDVGPPGIIYAATRKNVEIWAEYLEKRGLRAGRYHAGLADAERTRVQDDFFAGHLDAIAATNAFGMGVDKKDLRFVAHADVPGSLEAYYQEVGRAGRDGLPSRGVLLFGPADVRTQEFFLAGSNPPEAVFRQVWRLLGEVEDDAAIEDSAAAGDAALGMAASTAARLLRRAAESRGLPLGEGEPPIDFAAQADKSVRDRTRLDTMLRYAFGRGCRTRFIYDYFAGAGRRGAIPGCGTCDVCLGWRRVEGRRLDDREFERVRIALSAVARLQGRFGVERVAQVLVGSGSREVLDRRLDRIPTYGRLRDQTIDEVKALLETLVDASLLERRGIEGGRPGAFVLGVTEEGAAVMRAEHRPLLALPGDKPAPPPRPARSRRTREVSMAGQDATPRPGPDGELLRRLKTWRSAEAKRRGVPAFVIFHDTTLEELAALRPSDRGRLRSVRGIGPAKIEQYGDDLLLILTPRSPEG